The DNA segment ttgaataatatgtaattatgtgaattacttgatgagtatgaactatcaccaagtatcggttccgatattccgtggaagacggaaaagatgtgagatcgaggaaaaagcccatttgaacaTCAGGAATAGATTaaaatacaagtgacatgtcactaggatattgagttccgaactcgttgagttgagtccgagttcgtgagatgtaactaggcatctgaactcgttgagttgagtccgagttcacttatggatgcaaacgcccgagctcgttgagttgagtccaagttcacttatgggcgggttacatggtagcttggctacataagttccgcaggctattgagtttgtctagctgcgggtatggcacttacgttcatgaaatccgcgtctttgaattatattccgatgtgttcaacgggtgaatcttaagtgaatgaggagaatgcctaaaacgaaggtgacatattggtaagtgtggtgaatgagaaaatttgacaggtatgtgcttaaatcctcgggttgagaacttggtatgatgaaatcgtagaaagatattaaatgaaaatgaaacatgaatgtcttggtgttgtttatacaaatgatgttttatgtggaattgcatgattttgctatttgcatgtgaacttactgagcatttatgcttactaccttcttttcattcattgtagttgttgacaagccggcttgagaatcgggataggtcaaagactcgttcacactatccgaaggcctaaattggtaaaatggcttgtgtgttttgaatgtggcatgtaagCCAAAATAcgcactttgtgtaaatgatcttatgatatggctatggtttggcaagaaaagtgtttgtaaatgattagccattggaatggccaatctaagtcatatttgatgttatgtatgtttaaaatgctatttagtccatgaaaatatatagtaaagtaaaatttgtcataaaacagaatctgacagcagcagtgatgtaaatttttaaaaaatcactacaaatagtagaaatggaattaaatgatgagtaagttatgaaatttaagcttgattagtctattttcatatggatggaacaaaataggtatatgagttatattttgtgagatatttaagttttggtggaatagggtcagagtgatctctgtatcccctgttctgactttaaaaattcactataaattttaaaaaaataattaggagttttatcttacatgtataaaattattattgagtctagttttataagaaacaaacagcatagtcattgaaacactgtacagggagatatttgattcgtaatacacagaggtcagagcagtcaaaccctgaaacaagggagactttaactaataaactgtactaattggctcaacaaaaaattctagaaaaaattagtaaatatatatatgagtctagtttcaggaaaaatttacagaatttgattttgagttttggaactcgagatatgaatttttaaacgaCTGTGATACAAttggccagcttgtctagaaattttaaaaataaattgtttgagccgttaaattgatgaattaagtttagtaacaccccaagctcgactctggcgacggtctcgggcgtgagggCTTTACACTATTTCATGCACATATCAAGCCATCTATCATCAACCAGTTCAACTAATAACtcttaaataaattttctcactttctatcaaccaaatcatgcttctcaaacataccaattcatcatccacaaatcataccaaaatttaCCATTCCTCAAGCATTAATACATCAACTAATAACTAACCAAACGAGCAATCACTTAGTCATATAAAAAACCATGGAAAACATGCTAAAACACATGGTAACTTATACACAtcacatataacatttacaagccaaatctcatggctattaTCCTgactcaaaatataccaaaagaaactagcttatacatgccatataccatatacacaagcttcaaaaataccaacaaattgatcgatagtgtgacgatgctcctgACAATCCCCGAGTCAGAGCTAGCTtcgaaaatctataaaacatggaaagaacacccaaagtaagctttaaaagcttagtaagttcgtatgatataGAATTATCtaaagtaagttcgtatgatataGAATTATCTAATCATCAACATATCATTCATCAATCTAAGCTTAATAACATGTAACTCATGATTATAAACGAACCTTTCACATTCTTGTTCTTATGCTATATATATACTCCATGACTTCttctaatttaaatttcattctttatatgtacatacCTTTACAAATTCATATCGAACTTATACCTTGTTGTGTTACTATCAATTATTCGATATCTCGCACAATAAGTGCCATAATAGTCGAAGCTATCataatctcacacactaagtgcatcacatagccaaagctatctcagtcttgcacactaagtgccacatatagccaaagctactccgaatcgcacactaagtgccacacacacacacacacacacatatatatatatagccaaagctatcttgaatcgcacactaagtgccaaacatagttgATTTTTTGTCAAACATTACCGTAGtttcatatatacaatttatgcaatatcaaagtattaaaaatataattgtaacaatgtttatcacgtacgaacttacctcaaacgaATAAACAATGAAACTAGccgattaatcgagtactttgttcttaCCTCGGTCtaagtccgatttcttttgttcttgatctatatacattcaaaattaacttatttaatcacctattcattcaatttcatccacaaacaaatATTTGGGcctttttacactttagccctaaactttcacatttattcaacttagtccttatttcacaaataaacaaaattacacaatttctttcagaTAATGCTGGAAAAATTTCCCTAGTGCATATGTTAGCCCATATttatattcacacatttaaccacatatttttacattttcagAAATAAATCCGTATTTGACagttttgtcaaaaatcactttacaaaacatgtatatcaaacaccaagtttgcataattcatcatcaaacatcataaaactcatggattcatcaatggcatttttcaaaatcactaaCAAACTCAACAATTAAGGCaagggctagctagtactcaaagcaacgatcacaaaaacatagaaattatcaaaaatcgagctcgaATCATACCTTAATCACAAACACAAAGTACCGATACGACTTCTTCTTTCTTCTATTTTCGGTTGACGAAGATGACCATTTaacattaaaattgtttttattttatttaatataacttaattcatagtttaccattttacccttggttattaaaccacttaatcatcaaatataaggacatttatgtccatctccactatcaatggtctaattacaacataaggacctttcgtttaataagccatggcaattaagcacttttaacttatagcatgctacttttgcattttacgcgattaagtcttttttctcaaattgagctattaaacgataaaattagctcacgaaattttcatacatatatattcacatgctataaacaccaaaaatgatattaaaataattttacgacctcgaatttgtggttccaaaactactattccgatttagctaaaaccgggatGTTACAAAATCTAtgtgatttaatattttaaattattaataatatttaattaaaaaggcCTAAACGTCATCATATACTTCTAGTGACCCACAATTAATTTCAATCTCATCCATAATTCATAACACTCTCTTGGTTAAATTGCACTTCTAATCCTTCTTCTTTTTCTcatcaatttaattcaatcatttataCTTGTAATTTTCACTTTTTTCCCCTAACTCTTTTCGcactattttgatttagtcaGTACCACGAATTAATTTCTATTAATTCaaaattctttttaatttcttacaATATTCAACTATCTTCTCTACTAATACTCATGATTCCTATTTTATTTACTGTCAAAATTCTAACACATGCGAATttcaaaataatactattatcatTTTAGGGGTGTTAGGTATGTTATGGTAAATTTAAACACCATTTTTGGTAATTATATAGTACACAAAAAGCAAAGCTAACTGGATTTCTAAATGTAGTGATAAAGACAACATGGTCGATTTGTCCTTGATAATTTCCTTGTTTGACTCAATCAACCGAAGTCAAATGACACTCAAGTCAGACTATGTCAATTGAAGAAGTGATGTAAAACTTTAATTAATAGGAATTCCCAACAACAACATACGTAAAGGTTTATTGAAATGGCGAATAATAGTCGGGTAAGTGCTTAAGCCTTCTATCTTTTTTCAAATAAAGTTTTGGTATGGAGCCTAGTTAATAGAAAATATGGTACTGAGAGAGTTTTATTCCGTATTTAATCGAAATCTTTCACAAACCAAAAAGTATATTGAAATAGCCGACAATCCTTCATTTGGGCAGCAAGATTGAAGTGACAAAGAAAGTACATTGATGTTATCAAAAGTCAATGACAGCCTTAATTTTTAGAAAACGAAAATTCAACCATTGGGCTACTACTAAGCACCAAAATCGCCCCCTATAAGTCAATAAGCTCTCGTAAGAGTAAATTATAAGTTGACAAAGCAGTTGTATTTTTAAGTTCCATTTCGTTTATACCATGTTTGAGTTTACAGAGAAAAGTAGAGTTATAGAAGTAATTGCCATGGTAGCAACAATTCTAGTAACACTTAtgattattatcatattattcatAGGAAGGAGACTTCTGAATAAAGGTATACCACTTTTAGCTTCTTGGGAAAAAGTTACCTAACTATGCACTGTTGATAACTGCATTTTGATTCAGTAATGAAGGGACAATGTGAAGAGGAAAGATGTCCAGGAATTTTGTCTCGCAATGTTCTCAGGAAATGCCAAAGAGGAGTCCAACTTCAAGAGCTTCAAGTGTTAGATTTTGAGAACCTGGCGGCTGCAACAAACAACTTCGATCCTGCCAATAAGCTTGGCAAGGGTGGTTTTGGTGTAGTTTACAAGGTAATGGCTATTACAATGTATTCATCCGTTGACTTTTATAGTTGCTAAGTTAATCCGTCCTTCTAGGGAAAGTTCCAAGATGGGCAGGAAGTAGCAGTGAAAAGACTTTCAAGAGCATCTAGACAAGGGATAGAAGAATTCACGAACGAGGCGACTGTGATTTCTCAACTTCAACACCGGAATCTCGTGAGGCTTCTCGGAAGCTGCATTGATGGGGAAGAGAAGATGTTAGTATATGAGTACATGCCAAACAAGAGCTTGGATATTTTACTCTTTGGTTAGAGCCCGTTCGCAGCCTTTTCTCTGTCATTTTCAATTTTCACATTAATCCCATAATCCACTAGGAAATGCATACTAAtgttgttttgttattattttgagtGAAATTGTGTTAGATTCACACAATGCAAAACTTTTTGATTGGAGAAAGCGTTTCAACATTATAGAAGAGATCAGTCGAGGTCTTTTATATCTTCACACGGATTCAAGATTACGAATTGTACATAGAGACTTAAAagcaaataatattttattagatgaagaactaaaccctaaaatttcagattttgggTTAGCAAAGATTTTTTTTGACAATGAAAGCCAAGCCACTACTAAAAGGATATTCGGTACATAGTAAGCTATTGTTTCTTAACCAAGAGTAATAGTTTTTAAAAACATCACTCTTCAagcaaaattaaccatttttgcATTTGAATGATGAAATTCACAGCGGTTATATGGCACCCGAGTATGCAATGAGAGGACAATTTTCAGAAAAATATGATGTTTTTAGCTTTGGGGTATTGACATTAGAGATTATCAGTGGAAGAAGAAACTCAAGTTTTCATGAGGATGAGCATTCATTGAGCCTTTTGGGATACGTAAGTTGCAGTAAAACTTGATTGAATCCCAATAATAATCGACTATGCCTAACAGTTCAATCAATTGATATCAGGCATGGAAACTGTGGAATAAGGACAACATCTTGGCCTTCATAGATCCAGCTGTATCAGATTCAAGTTTTGACAGGGAAATCCTGAAATGCATACATGTTGGACTACTATCTGTGCAAAACTTTGCGACAGATAGGCCAACCATGTCAACCGTGACTTCGATGCTTAGTACTGAGACAGAAAATCTGCCGGCACCAAAGCAACCTCCATTCATTGATGAGAAAGCTGCCATTGGTCACTTTCAGTTACAAAGCCAAAATACCTGGAAGCGTTGATAAGATTTTGTTGATTGTTATAAACCTTTGCTGGTAAataatttgtcatttttttttgGTGGAAAAAAGAATAACATCAACTACAAGGGCCAACCATTGTCCCTTTCTACATGTAACAAATCTCTTATTTCTTCAGGAGCCTCATTAAGGATTTGGAGGCTAATTTTCCACCTCAAGCTAAGTTTAGCTAGAGGATCTGCAACCAAGTTTCTAGCTAAATTTGAAAGCTAAAGGTCTATTACAATTTCCAGCCGGTAACTTAGGCGGACAGATCAATAGGCTCATTTGACTAACGGCCCATCAGCAAATTCCCATCTTCTATGACAAAATTTTGAGCATTATCAAATATACCACTCTGGCTCAGGCATCTTCGCTACCTCAAATTCCTATTTGCGGAACATGTCACTATAATTATATTCGAACTATGCGTTTTTTCTcatgttataatcattttaaggggtttaatattttactaaattatggCACTAACACTGATCTTGGTATTCTATGTTTAAGTTCTATGATatgcaattttttaaaattttattttgagattaaattatttttataaattttatgtagAACGATAACAAAAATTTCTTACAGTCGTATACTAgtatttctttatttaaaaaaatgttttaaatttttt comes from the Gossypium hirsutum isolate 1008001.06 chromosome A06, Gossypium_hirsutum_v2.1, whole genome shotgun sequence genome and includes:
- the LOC107955767 gene encoding G-type lectin S-receptor-like serine/threonine-protein kinase At1g11330, with translation MKGQCEEERCPGILSRNVLRKCQRGVQLQELQVLDFENLAAATNNFDPANKLGKGGFGVVYKGKFQDGQEVAVKRLSRASRQGIEEFTNEATVISQLQHRNLVRLLGSCIDGEEKMLVYEYMPNKSLDILLFDSHNAKLFDWRKRFNIIEEISRGLLYLHTDSRLRIVHRDLKANNILLDEELNPKISDFGLAKIFFDNESQATTKRIFGTYGYMAPEYAMRGQFSEKYDVFSFGVLTLEIISGRRNSSFHEDEHSLSLLGYAWKLWNKDNILAFIDPAVSDSSFDREILKCIHVGLLSVQNFATDRPTMSTVTSMLSTETENLPAPKQPPFIDEKAAIGHFQLQSQNTWKR